In Silene latifolia isolate original U9 population chromosome X, ASM4854445v1, whole genome shotgun sequence, the following proteins share a genomic window:
- the LOC141620540 gene encoding uncharacterized protein LOC141620540, producing the protein MKDTWNKVELAKAYYKCVVKLHGVPKDIELLSAMGTTLKMSTAFHPATDGKTEQIIQTLEDMLRACEMVEQVHIIRQKMRAAQDRQKSYADLKRSDMEFSVGDKVLLKVSPMKGVMRFRKRGKLSQKYIGPYEVTDRVGEEAYRLALPPALARVHNVFHVS; encoded by the exons atgaaggatacttggaacAAAGTTGAGCTAGCAAAGGCTTATTACAAGTGTGTAGTGAAATTACATGGCGTGCCTAAGGATATT GAGTTACTGAGTGCTATGGGtacgaccttaaagatgagtactgctttCCATCCAGCTACAGATGGGAAAACTGAACAAATTATCCAAACCTTGGAGGATATGCTTAGAGCTTGT GAGATGGTAGAGCAAGTGCACATTATCCGTCAGAaaatgagagcagctcaggatcgtcaAAAGAGCTATGCTGATTTGAAGAGGAGCGACATGGAATTTtcagttggggataaggttctgtTAAAGGTGTCACCAATGAAGGGTGTCATGAGGTTTAGGAAGAGAGGTAAACTGAGCCAGAAATATATAGGACCGTATGAGGTTACTGATAGAGTTGGGGAAGAGGCTTATCGGTTGGCGCTACCTCCAGCTCTAGCGAGAGTTCATAACGTGTTTCATGTGTCATAA